Genomic window (Magnolia sinica isolate HGM2019 chromosome 6, MsV1, whole genome shotgun sequence):
agatcaagaatgaagaattcacatgccaaagatccgagaaaaccaaGTGAGCAATAAAGAGCATTGaggacttgaagtgaagaaaaggaaccctaaaaatctgcgtccttcgactagtctaagcccatcttcgaccagtcaaaggcttctgctcgactagtcgaagattcctcgactcgaactccagcgacaaaatcctttaaattcccatcatcctcgaccagttgaaggagaccctcgaccagtcgaagcttgtcctcgaccagtcgagggttatgcaagttttgcgcggactgcgtaaatttgagacggtttccggatttttccaagtcggtgcgaaaagaggtgatgcacaactataaataggagtccccagggcatccctaggcatcttctagggtttgaggagtggagcaaaagcgtggacaAGCCGTCGCCAATagtttttccttccttttccttagttggttttatgcttttcttaagaaattttagttcaatcatgtctatggttggctaaacctcttagctagggctaagaggtgaagcttgtagcgtgattgagatgtttgctttattttgattcatgttttgttgaactctcttggattataATTTGATtcttaagaaatatttttagtttttaatgggtTGTTGTGACGAATTATAATAAATTTGCAATAgtttgaaatatcttcttttcctgaattgagattgtgaaattaggaaatcctgttgttcactatcgtcccttgggcatggtaggatgatggaatccttccaaactttcacaattgtcttatgattggttgtgggattggtaaatcctgttatttgccttgtctcctgggcatgattaggtgatggaatcacttccaaatcctcacagctctcatccattgatgattagatccatgagaagttcagagatctgacaaatctcttcttaccaattggaaaggataggactctgattccagttgtgtccttgaatcaagcaaggtagccctcccaattgctacaagtggatccttgaaaaccctagttaccacgtttgaatttgttagttttaatcactttaatcacaattactctttcaattattcagatttagttttagttcttcatctagttctagttctagttaaattcaaaagacacacaagttcagtccctgtggattcgacctcagtctcaccgagttattactacattgcgaccctacacttggggttgtgaacatgggTCAGGATGACTTTAGTTGGTAATTTTAGTTTTGCTTGCTTTATTCTGCAGCTAATGTTTAGTATGCTGGTTCTTCTAAATGGCGGACTTCATATCAGTTACATGGACTAATCTTTTTCTGTGTATGTTATTCAATAGTGTTGCTGAGTTAGACCTTTTGTTAAGCTATTATAGTTATGTCAGAGTGATAATCATTGTCATTTATCTGCAGTTCTTATACCGCCGGTGATTAAGAAAGAGCTAATATTAGCTCTAAAAAGAGTCGCATCTCTTGTACCTAGTCTTCATGCTGTTGATGTTGATATCCCACTCAGTGATATGTGCAAAGATGATGGTTTGCTTGAACAATTCTTAGGAAGGGAATTTCACATAAGTTTGGGAAGAACTGTTCCGATTCGAGTGCATCAGATTGGCTCAGTTGTGACAATGCTTCGCCAAAAGCTTCAGTCTCAGAATCGGTCAGTCTATATCTCAACTACAATTCCATGTACTGTTACTCTGGTAGGGCATGTTTGCAAGTTGGTACTATATTTGCATAGGGTATGATAGTCATTGGTGGCAATGGTCATTGAGTGAAATTTGGCACTGGGCTGCATTTTACTTGCAATTTCTAGCCAGTTTGGAATACAGACAAGTGAGCATTTGTCGCTTGAGGTTGGATGGGCCTTCTCCGAATGTGCCAAAATTTCTAGTGCCATTTGGTTGGTCCATCAGTAGTGTTAACTGCTGTTATGGATGTCCTTCCATAATCCATACTAGACTTTGTTTAAACATTACTATCGCAATCTTCCCACTTGTTTGCTTCTATTgactctttctttctctattttattTTACCTTTATCAGCCCAAGAATATTCTGTCCATGACATCATGTGGTTTCGCATTTTGTTCTGGATGCAGATATTGGATAGATTTTAGTAAGTGGGAGGTTTTTGTCAATGATGATCAGACACGGTCCTTTCTTTCGATGGAAGTTACTGCAGGAGGACTATCTGAGGTCAGATTGAGTAAATACTCGTAACATTTTAAAATGTCTTGAAGTTGATTGATATAAAGATGTCTATGTTTCCATGGAACATTGAATTCTAAGATCTTGACTGTCATGGAAGTTGTACATTTGGGTTTGGAGATATAGACTTCTCTTCATTGCTATGAATTTCAATCTTTAAAACAAGCTTACAGATTTTAGTTATCCATTCAAGGGCATGAAACCTGTACATACTTTCTCTTTGTTGCTGTGAATTTTTATCTTTTAAACAAGTTTATAGTCTGTACATTTTAATTATCCATTCAGTGTCAGTCACGACTAAACGACTTCATCCTTTGTCTCCAAAAATATCTCTGTTGGATGCTGGATGATATCCCAATTGTTTCTTTAATTTGGACTAGTTGGTCTGGGAGCAGTGTCATGTTAAACACATTTTACGAATATTTGTTTGTAACTTACAGCACCGCCTACTTGGCAttggtttctaagaatttgatagTGTCAACAGATATTATCTCATTCGAGGTCAGATGGAATGGAAGATTGACAATAAGAGCTAGGAACCACCTATAGTTCGTTTCTTGAGCTTAATTTCAATAGGAGCTAATTTTGGAATCTAGGGTTGGCTGGGGTGGCAGGTATAATTCGAAACCATTTGGGGAGGGTGAGAAGGGTTTACTCAGGTCCACTGGGGTTTAGTAACTCCAGTGAAGTGGAAGTTAGGGCTCCTTGGACTGGCGTTTAAGAGATCATATTTATTTTCCAGGCCCGGCAGTGGGTGAGTAGCATTTACAGTTTCCCATGGGACTTGACAGTTGGATGAAGGAGACTAGAGAGTTGTGTAGGAACCTTCTAATTGTTCTCAGtctcttagggtgtgtttggataccaccaaataagttactttttctacttacagcagtattAGTAGCACCGGAAGGAATATAAGGTGCATAAATAGGAAGGGGATAAATTGGAGAAGGATGTCTCCCTTTCAACTCACTAATCTCCCTCAGAAGAGAGGCAAGATTATGAGAAGAGTAAGGCATGGACTAAAAAAAAGGTggcgaaaaaaataaataaatccaaacaCAGGATCAAAACAATTCTCTCTTTTGTGTGGGGGGATACCCCAAACTGCGAATAGCTTTTGGATCTAATTTGGTCCAATTCAAACCCAGAatatgaatgaaacacatgcgcCTAAAGATACGAGGAACAATGAAAGGAGGCTAATCTAGACAAAGGACCGGATGTGGGGAATTTGAAACTCTAGATGGCATACGATTAGGTGGCTGTGAGCACTGCATCGGCCCAAAATTGCTTTGGAACAAGTATCCCtgtccagtgttttaaatatcgacgatatcggccaatataccCCACAATATTTCTTGTATCCTACCTGTGCAATATGAAACACACaaatagtgggatatatcccacatgttcgatccagtgagcattttttattttcgatccttttttttttttttccttctgtaaatcatgttaaatcagtgtcaaattgttacaaatctatgttttttcatgttttgcatgaaaaatcatggattgggagcttatATTTTGAGATTTGGATGAGAAGGATTGAGTTGcagaatttttttatattataaaatcccaatttcttgcaaatcggttgcaatctttgtgtccaaacataaaatcaaacatgtatgtaacctgatttagtgattcttcttttgcttttgaatgtattgcttgtgtttccacacatcttcttacatttataaattatatgaataaactttaaaTATACtcgcatcaattcagttagacaacgcatagattaggatctcatacaaagaaaacctattatgtgcacttgttttttgtaatgttttgatttgtaagtgtattgatgtcttttttaacaatcactaaaatttcattgaaaatttcgaccaatttccaatgtttccctgtgttttcaacaacaacgatacattatgcaatacaactgatatatcccatgcgataactgatatgtatccgtatcccaagggtgtgatatgtaACGCGaaaccgatatttcgaacactgtccCTGTCAAGAGGCTTCATGTAACTTCCAAGTACATGGCACTTTTTCTGTTCCGCCACTCCATTTTGCTGAGTATATGGACAAGAGCTTTGATGTATCACCCCATGCTCTTCTAAATAACTCCTCAACTCCCCTTTAGAGTATTCTCGGACATTGTTTAGCTGAAATATTTCTATTCTCTTATCAAACTGGGTGAGTACCTTcttatgatttttaaaaatactgTGGTACTTCATCACTAGTCTTCATGAGAAACCAGGTGCAGCAAGAGAAATCATCTGCAAAAGAAATGAAATAGCAATAGCCATCTATAGAAACAATGGGAGTATATCCCCATTCCCCATGGATTGGAATGAACAATATGAAACGGGAGCATATCCCCACACCGGAATGAACAATATGAAACGATAACAAACTTTTATTCAAACTTGGTGGAAAAGTTGAtctacaatgtttggacaattcgCAAACTCCACACAGTAGATTATGAGTCAAAACTGACTTAGACAAATATGAAAATAACGACTTTAATGACTGCAATGACAAATGTCCTAAATGACTATGCCACAACCTAACATGGGGGCATTATTATGATTCCTACTAAAACTACTACTTGACTGTAGGGATGAAGGAGAACTAACAATATCCGGAAGGTACAGACCATCTGCTTCACGACTACTCCTAATCGTTTTCCTTGTCGCCTAGTCTTGGAAAAAGAAAGTTATGCAATTGTCAAATTTTTGGTAAGACTACCTACCAACAATAAATTTGTGGATAATTTTGGAACACGAAGAATAGAGGGCAAATACAAGTGATCATTAAGTTTGATATCACCATTCCCAGAGATGGTCCGATGGAGGATAGGAATCCATAAACAATTTTCACTTGATCTCTTCCAGATGGAGTATATGAGGAAATAATGGATGACAAACCTGTCATGTGATCAGACACCTGCATCAATGATCCATGTTGGGCTGGATGAAGAATGATCGACAAGATTAGCAACCACATGGCTACCTATCTGAGCATAAGAATAGAAGCAGATAGACCTTCCAATTGGGAAGGAAGACGGTGAAAGTGTTCTAATTCTGTAATTGATAAACCATCCGAGGTTGGTGAGGACTGCCCTGTAGAAGAAGCTGATGTGGAGAGAGGTAGCACCTGAAGATGGAGGAGCAGAGGCAGATACAAGGCCATTGGAGGACTGTTCAGGATGGTTGAATTTCTCTGGTTTACCATAGAGATCCCAACAAGTCTCCTGTACGGTGGATTTTCCTACAATGGTCACatctcaacttatttttctcaTCAGACGCTCAGGACTTCCGATTGGATTTTCCACCTTTAAAGGGGACATAAGAGACTACAAAAGCAAATGATCCTTGTTGGAAGGAAATGGCTGCATAGCCTTCTTCCGGCTTTCCTAACTCTAAACTAAGGAATAAACTTGGCCCAATGTAGGAAGCTCATCTCTCCCCAAAATTTGCATGTGGGTCAACCAGggtgttccaaaatggtaacggtggctgtaacggccaccaccattaccgttatgatatgggccgtaacggccgttttggcccccgtatcggccgttacggcccttttttgtttttttgaaaaaactgttacaggacTGTTACGGGGCCATTATGGACCGTTAtggcctgtttttttttttgtaacagccattatgaccGTTTCGACtccgtaatgtgtaacggttatgaccgttaccgttacggggTTACCTAATGgctgttacgtaaccgattttgaataccttggggTCGACTCACATTGAGAGTTCAACCTATAGCTAAGTAATCGAATATTCTATTCTATTAGATTTGTTTTTGATGGCCCTTCCTATCAATGTTAGTATCACATCGTAATAACTGGTAATGGTCCAACTCTTCCCATGGACCCTAAAGAATGGAATAATTAGCCGAGGTCTTCTCCCGCTGGCGAAGAGTAGCAATTTTCTGGCATAGCTGATGCACAAACAATATTCTATCAATGGGAGTAAGTTTTGGTATCTTTTATCCCCGACTTCCTAGGCTCTGTAGGAACTAGAATCTCCCACTGATATGAGGTCGCATGAAGTTAAGTAGCCAAGACATCACCATCAAGTTTTCATGCTCTTACTTATCATTCGAAGAATCATCAGTAGTTGGTTCCTTCACCTGACCATTTAAATACCCGAGTTTTCCTCGCTTGCTGATATACATCTTGGTGGATTGAAACCATTCAAGAAAATTAGTGCTGTCCAACTTCACTGTTATGATCTGCACATTAGGGTTGTCACCATAATCGCCTGTGGTTGACATGGAACTTGAGGCTCCAGAAACATTAGATATACTCTCTGAACCACTGTTGACATTTTTCTACAGAGATAGCTCCTTATGTTCTTTGAAGTATGGCAAAAAATACTTTCTAAAAATTCTGATGGTCTCCATAGAGCTTCtgggaaaaaatggaaaaaacGAGAAAATCTTGAATGAGATTTGGTAGGGGGCAGCAGCATACCTTCACAAAGACCTCACAAATCACTCAAGATTCCATTGAATTGAGTAAGAGCAGAACCAATGACTAGAGAAAATCTTAGGGACTAAACCTTCATATCCCAGTTCGTTCAAAAGATCCCTGCCTTGAAGTAGGATAACTCGAagctctattttattttatttttctgaaagAAAAGATTGTACAACTTTCAAATCTTCATCAAATCCACTGCAGCtttgcccaaaaataaaaaagaaatagggTGAATCAGATCCAATATTCATCAGGCCCAAAACATGAGGCTGTATGACTGCTAACTTCAGTTGTATGGCCCGATTAAATCATGATCACTGACGATCCCTTGTAGATGGAAAAATGAAGATGTTTTCCCTCTCTGATGCTAAGAAGAAATAAAGATTAAGCTATAGGAATAAAAATGGAAGGAGAAGCAGAGGAGGAGAAGAAATCCTCCTTTGTCTATATGAACCCTTTTAGAAAAATACAAATAACTCCTTGTTGGTACCCGTGTTAATATGTTTTTTATTAACTCCTTATTGGTACTTGTATTAATATGTTTTTTAATAACTCCTTGTTGGTACCCTTCTAACCACATCTCagcaaacatttttttttttttctctttcttttttatgatCCTTTCTTGGTGTTTGGCTGAAGACATGCTTACTGTCCTTATCGGCGATCTACGTTTCTATGAATGTAACTGTCATTGTCTTCATTCCATTCATGAAAAATCGCAATAAAATTTACATTTCGATGcttaatttctttattttttctgtaCCTTCAGATAACAAGGCAGATTCATGTTGTTAATGACGTCTATAAACTACACAATCTCCCCGAGTTTTATGAGGTCagaattccatttcattttattattttaataccttgtaaaaaaaatcttatacatgatataaatccaaatctcatgggaTTTATTTACCCTTCCCTCTAACAAGATCCTTGACATTTACTGCAGAACGCACGCCCCCACATATCATTAGCATGGGCATTAGGTGACATCAACCATTCACTCAGGCGTGCTGTCGAAGAGCTGAAGAGGCAAAGTGCCAATGCGGGCTCCTCACGGAAACAGATCTTTACCTGCAAATTCAGTGGTATTGAATCTAAAATAGGTAAAAAATCCTATAAAATATGTAAAATTGAGGGTCAGTAACTTTTGTAAAATAGGTAGGAAGTCCTATAAAATATGTGAAAATCAGCTTATCTTGTGTCAGAAAGGTTTCTTGGAATTTATTGAGACTGAATGTTTGTTGAGAAATCAGGTTGTGCGGATATTGGAGTGAGgactaaaatgcc
Coding sequences:
- the LOC131248071 gene encoding uncharacterized protein LOC131248071: MEALRASYDSTSDSDSSPKSSKDSRHISNSKESDRLPPPPIALIQSPPPLAYCQTSQESRVRSFPHVEGNYALHVFIPVLIPPVIKKELILALKRVASLVPSLHAVDVDIPLSDMCKDDGLLEQFLGREFHISLGRTVPIRVHQIGSVVTMLRQKLQSQNRYWIDFSKWEVFVNDDQTRSFLSMEVTAGGLSEITRQIHVVNDVYKLHNLPEFYENARPHISLAWALGDINHSLRRAVEELKRQSANAGSSRKQIFTCKFSGIESKIGKKSYKICKIEGQ